A genomic segment from Chlorogloeopsis sp. ULAP01 encodes:
- a CDS encoding photosystem I reaction center subunit VIII, with translation MVDMTQLTGDYAASWLPWIMIPLIFYILPFPVFAILFLWIQKEDSEQTQETDSNPAQVGEFEAPNL, from the coding sequence ATGGTAGATATGACACAACTCACAGGTGACTATGCTGCTTCATGGTTACCCTGGATCATGATTCCCCTAATTTTTTATATTTTGCCTTTTCCCGTGTTTGCTATACTATTTTTATGGATTCAAAAAGAAGACTCAGAGCAAACTCAAGAAACAGATAGTAATCCTGCACAAGTTGGGGAATTTGAAGCACCTAATCTGTAA